TGATCCTCACCTCGCTGCCTCGATCGCGATGGCGCGTCTATCTGAGGCCAAGTGCTCTTGACTCCGATCTGCTGGACGATGCGGCGGCTACGCTTCAGCCGTATTTTCCGGCGATCGCATTCGCAGACGTTGCCAATCCGACGCGCTTTCGTTGCCACGCCAAGGTTGCAACCAGTTTTCGAGCGGGCCGCGTGCTGCTGGCAGGCGATGCGGCCCACATCTGTTCTCCGTCGCAAGGACATGGCATGAACAGTGGTCTGCAAGACGCATTCAATCTGGCCTGGAAGCTGGCTCTTGTCGCAGGCCGCCATTGCGCGCAGGACTTGCTGAACAGTTATGAAGCCGAGCGGCGCCCCGTCGCTCAGAAGAACGCCCTCTCGGGGGACGAGTTCGAACGAGCTCAGGACCTCACCGACCCGGAACAACGACGCCAGCGCGACAAGGGACTCACGGCCACATTTACCGACCCTGCGTCTTGCTATCGCGAATCGATCTCGGAGGCCGAACTCGACATCGACTACGCCACCTCTCCGATCGTACTCGGCGATGCAAACTCAACGATCGGCCCGGGACAGCGACTGCCCAACACGATCGAGGTGTTTCCGGCGAGCGGCGAAGTCAGCCGGCTGCACGAATTAACGCATCGTGCCGGCCACACCGTGCTGCTGATAGACGGCGCCGACGCCGCGGGCGATCGCCTGGCTGACATAGCCGAGTTACTGGCGGCTCGCGGCAGCCCGCTGCTTCTCGAAGCGACGCTCCTCTTGGCTGTCCATCCCGACCAGCGGTGCGCGTCCATTCCTTTGACTCGGGGGACCGCCGAGGAGTTGGGAGTTAGCGAGATCACGATGCTGGTGATTCGTCCCGACGGACACGTCGGCCTGCGCGCCGATCGCGACCACCTTCAGGCGTTGACGGACTATTGCAACTTGTTGGCATCCGTCGAGAGTTAAGAAGATGCGCCCGCGAGGTGCGCTGCAGCAGAAATCACTTGCAGGACGGGGTCCAAACCAAAGAGAATGGCCCGGCAAGTGGACTTCCAGCTATTTCTTGTCGGCCGCGGTGATCGTTAGCCAGACATCCTTGGTTCGCCGTGTGCGACCGGACATGGTCGCTTCGGCGAAGTGGACCGAGGATTCGGTGCCTGCGGCTGTTCCCACCACGCGAATGGGTCCCGTAAACGGCGCGTCGCCCGCAGTAACGACAAGCTGCACGCTCTTGGCCGATTCTCCCTCGGGCTGCGACACGACAGGTTCGGCGGTTACGCCGCTCGGCAATCCCTTGATGCGTAGCTCGATCGGTACGTTAAACCCCTGCAATCGCTCAATCGTCACCGGCAGCTCGAGTTTTTGGCCGGTGGCGACCGTGAAGTTGTCGGCAGCGAGCGACAATGTAAAGTCCGCGCGCGCGATCGTGGCCGAAAGTCGATAGACGAAGCGCGGTCCGCCCTGCCGGTGCAAATCAGTCACCGTGACG
This portion of the Pirellulales bacterium genome encodes:
- a CDS encoding FAD-dependent monooxygenase, translated to MAADTTVLVVGAGPTGLLLAAELIRRGIDCTIIDRQPTPSVWDRATIVHPRSLEVFESLGIVDAFLERGVKQRFARLHSAGCVLGDIDLSLCGSRYEFNIGISEEVTESILTDYLHRQGGRVTRTSQLVKLDQQSECVTATILCEGATKVISADWVVGCDGYHSAVRQQCGIELRGSDSDDPWAVFDTTLIGWHGSHEAIYGYLDVVPVILTSLPRSRWRVYLRPSALDSDLLDDAAATLQPYFPAIAFADVANPTRFRCHAKVATSFRAGRVLLAGDAAHICSPSQGHGMNSGLQDAFNLAWKLALVAGRHCAQDLLNSYEAERRPVAQKNALSGDEFERAQDLTDPEQRRQRDKGLTATFTDPASCYRESISEAELDIDYATSPIVLGDANSTIGPGQRLPNTIEVFPASGEVSRLHELTHRAGHTVLLIDGADAAGDRLADIAELLAARGSPLLLEATLLLAVHPDQRCASIPLTRGTAEELGVSEITMLVIRPDGHVGLRADRDHLQALTDYCNLLASVES